One genomic region from Pseudochaenichthys georgianus chromosome 15, fPseGeo1.2, whole genome shotgun sequence encodes:
- the p4ha1b gene encoding prolyl 4-hydroxylase subunit alpha-1b, protein MLSFRMELPCLCLLLLNCLQSLSAGNDFYTSIGQMTDLLYTEKDLVTSLKDYIRAEETKLEKIKVWAEKMESMSATATLDPEGYLGNPVNAFKLMKRLNTEWAMLESLVLSDTTDGFVSNLTIQRQYFPTDEDQTGAAKALLRLQDTYRLTANTMATGDLPGAKHKTFMTVEDCYELGKIAYSDVDYYHTELWMSQALKQLEQGEESNIDKVTVLDYLSYSIYQQGEIDRALDYTKQLLKLDSEHQRANGNLKYFEFQLEKQRKADEAEGKEPGKKETTEKKEKSKKVSNHQIPERKKYEMLCRGEGIKMTPRRQSRLFCRYYDNNHNPKYVLAPVKQQDEWDRPYIVRYLDILSEAEIEKVKQLAKPRLRRATISNPITGVLETAPYRISKSAWLTGYEDPMIDVINQRIEDLTGLEMDTAEELQVANYGVGGQYEPHFDFGRKDEPDAFKELGTGNRIATWLFYMSDVASGGATVFPDVGAAVWPKKGSAVFWYNLFPSGEGDYRTRHAACPVLVGNKWVSNKWIHERGQEWRRPCSLNETD, encoded by the exons GATGGAGCTGCCATGTTTGTGTCTATTGTTGCTAAACTGTCTGCAGTCGCTCTCAGCCGGCAATGACTTCTACACCTCAATAG GCCAGATGACAGATCTGTTATACACAGAAAAAGACCTCGTCACCTCCCTAAAGGACTACATCAGAGCAGAGGAGACCAAGCTTGAGAAGATTAAAGT GTGGGCTGAGAAGATGGAATCAATGTCAGCCACAGCCACACTGGACCCCGAGGGCTACCTGGGAAACCCGGTCAATGCCTTCAAACTGATGAAGAGGCTGAACACAGAGTGGGCGATGCTGGAGAGCCTGGTGCTCAGTGACACCACTGACG GATTTGTTTCCAACCTGACCATCCAGAGACAGTACTTCCCCACAGATGAGGACCAGACTGGGGCAGCTAAAGCTCTCCTCAGGTTACAGGACACTTACAGACTTACTGCCAACACCATGGCTACAGGAGACCTACCTG GAGCGAAGCACAAGACTTTTATGACAGTGGAGGACTGTTATGAGCTGGGGAAGATCGCCTACTCCGATGTGGATTACTACCACACCGAGCTGTGGATGTCCCAGGCTCTGAAACAGCTTGAACAGGGAGAGGAGTCCAATATAGATAAGGTGACAGTGCTCGACTACCTCAGCTACTCCATCTACCAGCAGGGGGAGATAGATCGAGCCCTGGATTACACCAAGCAGCTCCTAAAACTGG ACTCAGAGCATCAGCGCGCCAATGGCAACCTGAAGTACTTTGAGTTCCAGTTGGAGAAGCAGAGAAAGGCTGATGAGGCTGAAGGGAAGGAACCAGGTAAAAAGGAAACAACCGAAaagaaagagaagagcaagaaGGTCTCGAATCATCAGATCCCAGAGAGGAAGAAGTACGAGATGCTTTGTCGTGGGGAGGGCATCAAAATG ACCCCCCGCAGGCAGAGCCGGCTGTTCTGTCGTTACTATGACAACAATCACAACCCCAAATATGTGCTGGCTCCTGTCAAACAGCAAGATGAGTGGGACCGCCCCTACATTGTCCGCTACCTCGACATCCTCTCCGAAGCAGAAATCGAGAAGGTCAAGCAACTGGCGAAGCCAAGA CTGCGCAGGGCCACCATCTCCAACCCCATCACAGGCGTGCTGGAGACAGCGCCATACCGGATCAGCAAAAG CGCTTGGCTCACTGGCTATGAAGATCCAATGATTGACGTGATCAACCAGAGAATTGAAGATCTCACCGGACTGGAAATGGACACTGCAGAAGAGCTGCAG GTTGCAAACTATGGCGTTGGAGGTCAATACGAACCACACTTTGACTTTGGAAGG AAAGATGAGCCCGATGCCTTTAAGGAGCTAGGAACTGGCAACCGCATAGCAACATGGCTCTTCTAT ATGAGTGATGTAGCATCAGGTGGAGCCACAGTATTCCCAGATGTTGGTGCAGCAGTTTGGCCCAAAAAG GGCTCGGCAGTGTTCTGGTATAATCTGTTCCCCAGCGGGGAGGGAGACTACAGAACCCGACATGCAGCCTGTCCAGTGCTGGTGGGCAACAAGTGGG TATCAAACAAATGGATCCATGAACGAGGCCAGGAATGGCGGCGACCTTGTTCCCTTAATGAAACTGACTGA